A single region of the Salvelinus sp. IW2-2015 linkage group LG20, ASM291031v2, whole genome shotgun sequence genome encodes:
- the ptrh2 gene encoding peptidyl-tRNA hydrolase 2, mitochondrial isoform X2 — protein sequence MKTYVSVLISPGAGLTSLKMDSLYGQVAIGILGGVGCGLCLGWHFRARFSNSSKDNGAAMGNGSRGETSTSVMGEGGEFKMILVVRTDLKMGKGKVAAQCSHAAVSAYKQVQRRNPELLKQWEYCGQPKVVVKAPDEDSLIELLTHAKEVGLPVSLIQDAGRTQIAPGSRTVLGVGPGAADLVDKVTGHLKLY from the exons ATGAAGACGTATGTAAGCGTGTTGATCTCGCCTGGagcag GTTTGACAAGTCTCAAGATGGATTCCCTATACGGCCAGGTAGCCATTGGAATATTGGGAGGAGTGGGCTGTGGACTTTGCCTTGGCTGGCACTTCCGGGCTCGGTTCAGCAACTCTTCCAAAGACAACGGGGCGGCGATGGGGAATGGCAGCAGGGGTGAAACGTCCACCAGCGTcatgggagaaggaggggagttCAAAATGATCCTGGTGGTCCGAACCGACCTGAAGATGGGCAAGGGGAAAGTGGCCGCCCAGTGCTCACACGCCGCCGTGTCGGCCTATAAGCAGGTCCAACGCAGGAACCCTGAGCTTCTGAAGCAATGGGAGTACTGTGGCCAACCCAAGGTTGTGGTTAAAGCTCCAGATGAGGACAGTCTGATAGAACTGCTAACCCATGCCAAAGAGGTAGGGCTGCCTGTCAGTCTGATCCAAGATGCAGGGAGGACCCAGATAGCGCCAGGATCCCGTACTGTGCTGGGAGTAGGCCCTGGAGCAGCTGATCTTGTGGACAAAGTCACTGGACACTTGAAGCTCTATTAG
- the ptrh2 gene encoding peptidyl-tRNA hydrolase 2, mitochondrial isoform X1: MKTYVSVLISPGAALNKLSGLTSLKMDSLYGQVAIGILGGVGCGLCLGWHFRARFSNSSKDNGAAMGNGSRGETSTSVMGEGGEFKMILVVRTDLKMGKGKVAAQCSHAAVSAYKQVQRRNPELLKQWEYCGQPKVVVKAPDEDSLIELLTHAKEVGLPVSLIQDAGRTQIAPGSRTVLGVGPGAADLVDKVTGHLKLY, from the exons ATGAAGACGTATGTAAGCGTGTTGATCTCGCCTGGagcag CCTTAAATAAACTTTCAGGTTTGACAAGTCTCAAGATGGATTCCCTATACGGCCAGGTAGCCATTGGAATATTGGGAGGAGTGGGCTGTGGACTTTGCCTTGGCTGGCACTTCCGGGCTCGGTTCAGCAACTCTTCCAAAGACAACGGGGCGGCGATGGGGAATGGCAGCAGGGGTGAAACGTCCACCAGCGTcatgggagaaggaggggagttCAAAATGATCCTGGTGGTCCGAACCGACCTGAAGATGGGCAAGGGGAAAGTGGCCGCCCAGTGCTCACACGCCGCCGTGTCGGCCTATAAGCAGGTCCAACGCAGGAACCCTGAGCTTCTGAAGCAATGGGAGTACTGTGGCCAACCCAAGGTTGTGGTTAAAGCTCCAGATGAGGACAGTCTGATAGAACTGCTAACCCATGCCAAAGAGGTAGGGCTGCCTGTCAGTCTGATCCAAGATGCAGGGAGGACCCAGATAGCGCCAGGATCCCGTACTGTGCTGGGAGTAGGCCCTGGAGCAGCTGATCTTGTGGACAAAGTCACTGGACACTTGAAGCTCTATTAG